A section of the Pseudorasbora parva isolate DD20220531a chromosome 2, ASM2467924v1, whole genome shotgun sequence genome encodes:
- the LOC137049076 gene encoding serine-rich adhesin for platelets-like yields MDQGWKQIPLFVILLLLSNAYGFKVLSSGSEVPVTGILPKEMGLLKRLNLLQFVKGSFSSRHESTADSGSSSHQRADRQPANFQHPWKPFASTGSSGTQSGSSTPFNLQGSTAYGGSQQLQGTTSQYSSATQSSYPSLGLSSRLGAESQSVKAQSSHKFTFTGSSGTQSGSSTPFNLQGSTAYGGSRQLQGTTSQFPSGTQSSYLSGTPSSYLSSSQGADSQSAKVQYPWKQFTSTGSSGTQPGSSTPSNLQGSTASGGSRPLQGTTSQFASGLSAKVQYPWKQFTSTGSSGTQPWSSTPSNLQGSTASGGSRQLQGTTSQFASGLSAKVQYPWKQFTSTGSSGTQPGSSTPSNLQGSTASGGSRQLQGTTSQFASGLSAKVQYLLKQFTSTGSSGTQPGSSTPFNLQGRTASGGSWQLQGTTSQFASGSPSSYPSLALSSPQGADSQSAKVTYPWKQFTSTGSSGPQSGSSTPVNLQGSTASGGSLQFQGTTSQLATGSPSYPSVGLSSPQKAVRKSEAVRKSVAVQASQKQLTSTFTGSSGPQLGSSTPVNLQGSTASGSQQLKGTTSQFASGSPSSYPSLALSSPQEAVRKSVAVQNSQKQYTSSSGTPSGSSTPVNLQGSTASGSRQLKGTTSQFASGSPSSYPSLTLSSPQGADSQSAKVQYPWKQFTSTGSSGTQSGSSTPFNLQGRTASVGSWQLQGTTSQLATGSPSYPSVALSSPQKAVRKSVAVQSSQKPYTSSSATPSGSSTPFNLQSSTASGGSWQLQGTTSQFAFGSPSSYPSLALSSPQGADSQSAKVQYPLKQFPSTGSSGTQSRSSTPFNLQGSTASGSRQLKGTTSQFASASPSYPRVGLSPQGADSQSAKFTYPWKQFTSTGSSGPQSGSSTPVNLQGSTASGGSRQLQGTTSQFASGSPSSYPSLALSSPQGADSQSAKFTYPWKQFTSTGSSGPQSGSSSPVNLQGSTASGGSWQLQGTTSQLATGSPSYPSVALYSPQKAVHKSVAVQSSQKQYTSSSGTPSGSSTPFNLQGSTASGSQQLKGSTSQFASGSPSYPSLALSSPQEAVRKSVAVQSSQKQYTSSSGTPSGSSTPVNLQGSTASGSRQLKGTTSQFASGSPSSNPSLTLSSPQGADSQSAKVQYPWKQFTFTGSSGTQSGSSTPFNLQGSTAYGGSRQLQGTTSQLATGSPSYPSVALSSPQKAVHKSVAVQASQKQLTSTFTGSSGAQSGSSTPFDLQGSTASGGSRQFQGTTSQLATGSPSYPSVALSSPQKAVRKSEAVRKSVAVQASQKQLTSTFTGSSGPQSGSSTPVNLQGSTASGSRQLKGTTSQFASGSPSSYPSLTLSSPQGADSQSAKVQYPWKQFTSTGSSGTQSGSSTPFNLQGSTAYGGSRQLQGTTSQFATGSPSYPSVALSLPQKAVRKSVAVLSSQKQYTSSSGTPSGSSTPFNLQGSTTSGGLRQLQGTTSQFASGSPSSYPSLALSSPQGADSRSAKVQYPWKQFTSTGNSGTQSGSSTPFNLQGSTAYGGSRQLQGTTSQLATGSPSPSVALSSPQKAVRKSVAVQASQKQLTSTFTGSSGAQSGSSTPFNLQGSTTSGGIRQLQGTKSQLASGSPSYPIAGFEVRIGADSQSAKVQTSQKFTSTFTGSSGTPSGSSTPFNLQGSTASGSRQLQGTKSQFASGTPSSYPSLALSSSQGADSQSAKVQYPWKQFASTGSSGTQSGSSTPFNLQGSTASGSRQLKGTTSQFASGSPSSYPSLALSSPQGKKSPRLQPSQDLQASRAAASQFDYYYPAKGL; encoded by the coding sequence TTTCTAGCAGGCATGAATCAACAGCTGACTCTGGGTCTTCCTCACACCAACGTGCTGACAGACAGCCTGCTAACTTCCAGCATCCATGGAAGCCATTTGCCTCTACTGGCAGTTCTGGCACTCAGTCAGGGTCCTCTACTCCCTTTAACCTGCAAGGCAGCACTGCATATGGTGGATCACAGCAACttcaaggtaccacaagtcaGTATAGCTCTGCGACTCAATCCTCATATCCAAGCCTAGGACTATCCTCACGTCTAGGTGCTGAGAGCCAGTCTGTTAAAGCCCAGAGTTCGCATAAGTTTACCTTTACTGGCAGCTCTGGCACACAGTCAGGTTCTTCTACTCCCTTCAACCTGCAAGGCAGCACTGCTTATGGTGGATCACGCCAACttcaaggtaccacaagtcaGTTTCCCTCTGGGACTCAATCCTCCTATCTAAGTGGGACTCCATCCTCCTATCTATCCTCATCCCAAGGTGCTGATAGCCAGTCTGCTAAAGTCCAGTATCCATGGAAGCAGTTTACCTCTACTGGCAGTTCTGGCACTCAGCCAGGGTCCTCTACTCCCTCCAACCTACAAGGCAGCACTGCTTCTGGTGGATCACGCCCACttcaaggtaccacaagtcaGTTTGCCTCTGGCCTGTCTGCTAAAGTCCAGTATCCATGGAAGCAGTTTACCTCTACTGGCAGTTCTGGCACTCAGCCATGGTCCTCTACTCCCTCCAACCTGCAAGGCAGCACGGCTTCTGGTGGATCACGCCAACttcaaggtaccacaagtcaGTTTGCCTCTGGCCTGTCTGCTAAAGTCCAGTATCCATGGAAGCAGTTTACATCTACTGGCAGTTCTGGCACTCAGCCAGGGTCCTCTACTCCCTCCAACCTGCAAGGCAGCACGGCTTCTGGTGGATCACGCCAACttcaaggtaccacaagtcaGTTTGCCTCTGGCCTGTCTGCTAAAGTCCAGTATCTATTGAAGCAGTTTACATCTACTGGCAGTTCTGGCACTCAGCCAGGGTCCTCTACTCCCTTCAACCTGCAAGGTAGAACTGCTTCTGGTGGGTCATGGCAGCttcaaggtaccacaagtcaGTTTGCCTCTGGGTCACCATCTTCATATCCAAGTCTAGCACTATCCTCACCCCAAGGTGCTGACAGCCAGTCTGCTAAAGTCACATATCCATGGAAGCAGTTTACCTCTACTGGCAGCTCTGGCCCACAGTCAGGTTCCTCTACTCCTGTCAACCTGCAAGGCAGCACTGCTTCTGGTGGATCACTGCAGTTTCAAGGTACTACAAGTCAGCTTGCCACTGGGTCGCCATCATATCCAAGTGTAGGACTATCCTCACCCCAAAAGGCTGTTCGCAAGTCTGAGGCTGTCCGCAAGTCTGTTGCTGTCCAGGCTTCACAGAAGCAGCTAACCTCTACCTTTACTGGCAGCTCTGGCCCACAGTTAGGTTCCTCTACTCCCGTCAACCTGCAAGGCAGCACTGCTTCTGGATCACAGCAGCTTAAAGGTACCACAAGTCAGTTTGCCTCTGGGTCTCCATCCTCCTATCCAAGTCTAGCACTATCCTCACCCCAAGAGGCAGTCCGCAAGTCTGTTGCTGTCCAGAATTCACAGAAGCAGTATACCTCTAGCTCTGGCACCCCTTCAGGGTCCTCTACTCCCGTCAACCTGCAAGGAAGCACTGCTTCTGGATCACGGCAGCTTAAAGGTACCACAAGTCAGTTTGCCTCTGGGTCTCCATCCTCATATCCAAGTCTCACACTATCCTCACCCCAAGGTGCTGACAGCCAGTCTGCTAAAGTCCAGTATCCATGGAAGCAGTTTACATCTACTGGCAGTTCTGGCACTCAGTCAGGGTCCTCTACTCCCTTCAACCTGCAAGGTAGAACTGCTTCTGTTGGGTCATGGCAGCttcaaggtaccacaagtcaGCTTGCAACTGGGTCTCCATCATATCCAAGTGTAGCACTATCCTCACCCCAAAAGGCTGTCCGCAAGTCTGTTGCTGTCCAGAGTTCACAGAAGCCGTATACCTCTAGCTCTGCCACCCCTTCAGGGTCCTCTACTCCCTTCAACCTGCAAAGCAGCACTGCTTCTGGTGGATCATGGCAGCttcaaggtaccacaagtcaGTTTGCCTTTGGGTCTCCATCCTCCTATCCAAGTCTCGCACTATCCTCACCCCAAGGTGCTGACAGCCAGTCTGCTAAAGTCCAGTATCCATTGAAGCAGTTTCCATCTACTGGCAGTTCTGGCACTCAGTCAAGGTCCTCTACTCCCTTCAACCTGCAAGGCAGCACTGCTTCTGGATCACGGCAGCTTAAAGGTACCACAAGTCAGTTTGCCTCTGCGTCTCCATCATACCCACGTGTAGGACTATCACCCCAAGGTGCTGACAGCCAGTCTGCTAAATTCACATATCCATGGAAGCAATTTACCTCTACTGGCAGCTCTGGCCCACAGTCAGGTTCCTCAACTCCCGTCAACCTGCAAGGCAGCACTGCTTCTGGTGGATCACGGCAGCttcaaggtaccacaagtcaGTTTGCCTCTGGGTCACCATCCTCATATCCAAGTCTAGCACTATCCTCACCCCAAGGTGCTGACAGCCAGTCTGCTAAATTCACATATCCATGGAAGCAATTTACCTCTACTGGCAGCTCTGGCCCACAGTCAGGTTCCTCTTCTCCCGTCAACCTGCAAGGCAGCACTGCTTCTGGTGGATCATGGCAGCTTCAAGGTACTACAAGTCAGCTTGCAACTGGGTCTCCATCATATCCAAGTGTAGCACTATACTCACCCCAAAAGGCCGTTCACAAGTCTGTTGCTGTCCAGAGTTCACAGAAGCAGTATACCAGTAGCTCTGGCACCCCTTCAGGGTCCTCTACTCCCTTCAACCTGCAAGGCAGCACTGCTTCTGGATCACAGCAGCTTAAAGGTTCCACAAGTCAGTTTGCCTCTGGGTCTCCATCATATCCAAGTCTAGCACTATCCTCACCCCAAGAGGCAGTCCGCAAGTCTGTTGCTGTCCAGAGTTCACAGAAGCAGTATACCTCTAGCTCTGGCACCCCTTCAGGGTCCTCTACTCCCGTCAACCTGCAAGGCAGCACTGCTTCTGGATCACGGCAGCTTAAAGGTACCACAAGTCAGTTTGCCTCTGGGTCTCCATCCTCAAATCCAAGTCTCACACTATCCTCACCCCAAGGTGCTGACAGCCAGTCTGCTAAAGTCCAGTATCCATGGAAGCAGTTTACATTTACTGGCAGTTCTGGCACTCAGTCAGGGTCCTCTACTCCCTTCAACCTGCAAGGTAGCACTGCTTATGGTGGGTCACGGCAGCTTCAAGGTACTACAAGTCAGCTTGCCACTGGGTCTCCATCATATCCAAGTGTAGCACTATCCTCACCCCAAAAGGCTGTCCACAAGTCTGTTGCTGTCCAGGCTTCACAGAAGCAGTTAACCTCTACCTTTACTGGCAGCTCTGGCGCACAGTCAGGTTCCTCTACTCCCTTCGACCTGCAAGGCAGCACTGCTTCTGGTGGATCACGGCAGTTTCAAGGTACTACAAGTCAGCTTGCCACTGGGTCTCCATCATATCCAAGTGTAGCACTATCCTCACCCCAAAAGGCTGTTCGCAAGTCTGAGGCTGTCCGCAAGTCTGTTGCTGTCCAGGCTTCACAGAAGCAGTTAACCTCTACCTTTACTGGCAGCTCTGGCCCACAGTCAGGTTCCTCTACTCCCGTCAACCTGCAAGGCAGCACTGCTTCTGGATCACGGCAGCTTAAAGGTACCACAAGTCAGTTTGCCTCTGGGTCTCCATCCTCATATCCAAGTCTCACACTATCCTCACCCCAAGGTGCTGACAGCCAGTCTGCTAAAGTCCAGTATCCATGGAAGCAGTTTACATCTACTGGCAGTTCTGGCACTCAGTCAGGGTCCTCTACTCCCTTCAACCTGCAAGGTAGCACTGCTTATGGTGGGTCACGGCAGCTTCAAGGTACTACAAGTCAGTTTGCCACTGGGTCTCCATCATATCCAAGTGTAGCACTATCCTTACCCCAAAAGGCTGTCCGCAAGTCTGTTGCTGTCCTGAGTTCACAGAAGCAGTATACCTCTAGCTCTGGCACCCCTTCAGGGTCCTCTACTCCCTTCAACCTGCAAGGCAGCACTACTTCTGGTGGATTACGGCAGCttcaaggtaccacaagtcaGTTTGCCTCTGGGTCTCCATCCTCATATCCAAGTCTAGCACTATCCTCACCCCAAGGTGCTGACAGCCGGTCTGCTAAAGTCCAGTATCCATGGAAGCAGTTTACATCTACTGGCAATTCTGGTACTCAGTCAGGGTCCTCTACTCCCTTCAACCTGCAAGGTAGCACTGCTTATGGTGGGTCACGGCAGCTTCAAGGTACTACAAGTCAGCTTGCCACTGGGTCTCCATCTCCAAGTGTAGCACTATCCTCACCCCAAAAGGCTGTCCGCAAGTCTGTTGCTGTCCAGGCTTCACAGAAGCAGTTAACCTCTACCTTTACTGGCAGCTCTGGCGCACAGTCAGGTTCCTCTACTCCCTTCAACCTGCAAGGCAGCACTACTTCTGGCGGAATACGGCAGCTTCAAGGTACTAAAAGTCAACTTGCATCTGGGTCTCCATCATATCCAATTGCAGGATTTGAGGTGAGGATAGGTGCTGATAGCCAGTCTGCTAAAGTCCAGACTTCACAGAAGTTTACCTCTACCTTTACTGGCAGCTCTGGCACCCCGTCAGGGTCCTCAACTCCCTTCAACCTGCAAGGTAGCACTGCTTCTGGATCACGGCAGCTTCAAGGTACCAAAAGTCAGTTTGCCTCTGGGACTCCATCCTCATATCCAAGTCTAGCACTATCCTCATCCCAAGGCGCTGACAGCCAGTCTGCTAAAGTCCAGTATCCATGGAAGCAGTTTGCATCTACTGGCAGTTCTGGCACTCAGTCAGGGTCCTCTACTCCCTTCAACCTGCAAGGCAGCACTGCTTCTGGATCACGGCAGCTTAAAGGTACCACAAGTCAGTTTGCCTCTGGGTCTCCATCCTCATATCCAAGTCTAGCACTATCCTCACCCCAAGGCAAGAAGTCTCCAAGATTGCAGCCTTCACAAGACCTTCAGGCCTCACGTGCAGCTGCATCACAGTTTGATTACTACTACCCCGCGAAGGGTCTCTAG